From the Streptococcus halotolerans genome, the window ACAAAAGATGAAGTGGTACAAGCACTAGCAGCTGGTGAGTTTGAGGATGATCAAGTCAGTCCGCCTCTCAAGCATCAAGAGATGATTTATGATGTTTCTGAAGATAGCAAGGGTAACCAAACTTACTCGGAGACACTGCCTGAGCAACCCGTTCCAGTTAAACCAGATACTCCTGAAATCAGCAAAACCAACGACAAGGTTGATAAAGTCAAAGCGTATAGCGGACACTATTTGTCATGGTTTTTGAATGCTCTTAAATACCCACAAGTTGATGGAGATGGGCAACGATTGGCCTTTGGTGGCATTACTCTTGTTTTATCAGCCAGTTTTCTAGCCGGTGGTCTTCTTAATTATTGTCGTCGACTATTGTTGTCTATCGCCAATATTTCGACAGGATCTGGCTCTCTCAAAACAAACTTGCCAGAAGCTTATGATCACTTTCTCAATTTTATCTCACGTGAGTTTGGCTTTGGAAAATTCTTATATTTCCTTGTGCTGATTCTGATGATATATTTAGTCGCTTATGGTTTGCCAGCTGTGCTTCATAAAGATTCTAGAAAGTTGATGGAACGTTTTGGTGGTTTACTAGGGACAACTCCGTTATTGTTGGTGTTGAATGTTGTTGCTTTTCTGTCGAGCTTTTTAGTTAAAAATACGCTCATTGTGAGTGAGAAGTACGTTTCGAGTATTACTAATATCCTAACCGACTCAGATGGACAAGTCAGCAATATCTTGTCCAGTCTCTTAAGCTTAGTCAAGCAAATTCCTGCCTTGCAATCGATGGTATCAGTAATGACCTATTTGCTGATTCTATCTATGGTAGGTTTAGTGGTCTTAATCGTTTCTATGGTTAAAGCAATAAAGGGTGAGTTGTCGTTTTTAAACAATACTTACTTGTCTATTGCAGCTGTATTTCTGTTGTTAGCTGTGGTTTATGTTGTGGATAAATGGATGATGGCTTCTATTCTGGATTCATTTATCTCTCTCAACGACCAAGTCGCATTCTAAGAGAAAGTGAGCGCAGTTAACAATGATAAGTCAAGAACAGTGGATTACTTTGTTTGAGCAAGTGAACGGTAGAAAGCCCACTCCAAAGGAGTTTAAGGCTGGTAAAGACAATGGCTTTGCTACTGACACCATTTATAGCATGATTGGTTTAGATGAACAGGATCCAGCCTCATCACCTCTAGAGGCTTCTAGCTTAAGAGAAAAAAGAGAACACAGACATGATGATTGGCAAGCAAATCAAGTGCTTTATGATGTTTCTGACGAAGACTTTTCACAAGAAGTAGACTTAAATGACAGCTCCAAAAAAGTCTTGGAGGATGATGAGAGTTCTAGCCTCATCTATGATGTTTCTGACGAAGAGTTTTCACAAGAAGTAGACTTAAATGACAGCCCCCAAAAAGTCTTGGAGGATGATGAGAGTTCTAGCATTATCTATGCTGTTTCTGACGAAGAGTTTTCACAAGAAGTAGACTTAAATGACAGCTCCAAAAAAGTCTTGGAGGATGATGAGAGTCCTAGTATTATCTATGCTGTTTCTGACGAGACTTATGCTAATACTGAAATTGAAGAGACCTCTATTACGCCAAACGAGCCATCACAGTTACGGATGCCAAAACTTGGTCCTTCGAAGGTGGCTAACAAGGCTCCACAGCAGCCTAATGTAAGACCACAATTAGAAATGACGTCTGCTCAGGAACAAGCTATTGCTTCTGCTAAGTCTCTGAAAGAGAAGCAGGCTGACTGGATTGCTGCTTTTGAAAAATTTGTTGGACGTAAACCTAGTCCCAAAGAATTTATAGCGGGTAAAGAGAGCCATTTTGATTTGCGGATCATTCATCAGTTTTTGGGACAAACCTCTAAAAAAGCTGGCAAGCCTATCAGGGATAAGAAGCGCTACCTCTACATCACTGGTGGTGTTCTAGCAGCGGTAATTCTAGGTGTTTATCTATTTGGAAATCATTATTATTCGAGAGAATCGGTTGCTAAGCGTTACCTTGAAACGTCTGATACGATAGCTCAACAGCTAGAATACGAAGTATGGTCAGATAGTCAAAAACCAATCAAGAAGTCGGAAATCAGCTATTTAACAAAAGCGACTAGCTCAAAACCTGAATTAGTTGATTTACTCTCAGGAAACAAAATGGCTGAAGTAGGGCGAAGATGGTTGGTATTTCCTGATTGGAAAGTGATGATTCAACCCGCTGACACGACCATCTCGACGAATACGAAAGGGATGACTATTTCCATCAATGATAAACGGTGGGAAAAATCAGATTCAGATCATTTTTCAAAGACTGTTCGTCTCTACCCAGGCGACTATCACTTCTCACTGACGGGTAAGTTAGATGACCAAGAAGTCTCAGCGAGTTCTAAGCAGACTTTGAAGGCTGATCAGCATGTGTCTCTTGACATTACCTATTTGTCCTTTGAGGTGAATAGTAATTTGGCAGATGGTGACTTGTATGTCGGCTCTAAAAAAGTTACTCGCTTGGCTAATGGCAAAGCTGATGTGTCTAATCTAGCGGTGACTAAAAATGCAAAATTATCAGTCCAAAAAACCTTTGAAGATGCATCCAAAGTAACTTCTAACACCTACTCCATTAAAGATATAGCAGATGGCGATAGTGTAACCTTAGATGCCAAAGGGGTATTAGATCGAGATACAGCTGATCAACTTTTGACGGCAGCTTATCAGAAGTTAGATGACTATGAGGATAATCATACGACACCAGATGGATTAACAGATATTTTTCAAGGTGGTGCGACAAATAGCATGTATAAAGACGTTGTTAATATGATTGAGACTAACACTACTAATGCTAAGAACCGTCCAGCAGAAAGTATTAGCTTTGATGATATTGATGTAACCAATGTCAAACAAGTTAGCGCTAAAAAATATGTCGTTGATTTTACGGTTGTGAATAGTTTTTATTATGCTTACGATTCAAAATTCAAAAATTCAGGTTATTATGATGATAAAACAGCTTGGTCGGTGATGGTTAACTATATTGGGACGAAAAACAAGTCGGATTATAGTGATGCTTACTTCAGTGATTATCGGATTAGTGGCAAAGCTAGCGATTCGAGATTAATTAACCGAAAAGATACGGTTAACTAAGATCGTCAGGAAGATTAATACAGGATATCCTATTGAGTAGGGAAGCGAGGTAGTTTTAAAAACCTAAGGTAAGCTGCCCCTCGCTCCTTATTTTGTATGAGAGAAAGAGATGAGTATGAAACAAGCGTTAGGAATTGATTTAGGAACGACAAACTCAGCTATGGCTATTGTGAAAAACGGTCAGCCAGAGATTATTCCAATTGGGGCCAATGATGAGACGATTTTGCGATCGGCTATTTATTTTTCAAAAATTAATGGAAAAAATCGTGTTTTCTACGGAAAAGAGGCCATCAGTCGTGGAACTGAAATCGGAAAAATTGATTATTTTAAAAATGACTTTAAACGTGACATGGCACGTCAAATTGAAAATGAAGTGATTGATCACAAGCGTGTGAGTGCAGAAATATTATCTGCCTTGATTTTACATGAATTCAAACTTCGATCACGTCAATTAGCTATCGAAATGGGCGTGGATGACATCCAAGATGTTGTTATCACTGTGCCAGCTTATTTTACCTCAGAGCAGAGAGTTGCCACTAAAAGGGCAGGTCAATTAGCAGGATTTAATGTTTTGAGAATTATCAATGAACCCACTGCTGCAGCCATTGCTTACGCTAGTGAAAAGGGCGTTAATGGCAATGTTTTAGTCTATGATTTAGGCGGTGGAACGTTTGATGTGACGCTGATGAATGTTCAGCAAGACCACTATGATATTTTAGCGACAGACGGCAATCAGCGTTTGGGAGGTTTGGATTTTGACAAACGTTTAGTTAATCTTGTAAAGGATAAACTTGAAAATCAAGGTGTCAATATGACCATGTTAACACCAAAAGAAGAAATGCAGATGCGCTATCAAGTTGAGAAAATGAAAATCACACTCTCTATCAATGATGTGGCTTTTTATGAGTTATTCTTGGATGACAATGCTTATGGCGTTGAAGTGTCACGAGAGGAGTTTGGCGCAGCTATTGCTGATTTGATTAAAGATACCGAATTGAAAGTCATTTCAACCGTATCGGCAGCTGGCTTATCCTTATCGGATATTGATCATGTTGTTTTAGTTGGCGGGTCAACGCGTCTCCCAGTTGTCAGGGAAATGATGGAAGGTTTGGTTGGCAAAAAACTTAACTATGATATCAACCCAGACACGATTGTGGCAGAGGGGGCCAGTATTATTGCACACTTGATCGTAAATGACCAAGTAACTTTTAATGAAACCCATCAGGGAGAGGATGCCTCGCCGTCACAGATTGTCATCCGTGATGTGACGTCACAAGGCATAGGCATGCTCTTGCGGAAAAATCCTAGAAAAACTTATCCTTTTGTTGGTGATTTCTTTAACAGTGTCGTGGTTCCTCGTAATACCCAAATTCCAGCGATTTTTACCAAGAAAATTTATGCTGTTGCTGATGGACAATCTAATTTCCAACTACGCTTGACAGAAGGAAACTATGAAAATCCGATGAATGTTAAACCGATTTTGAAAATTATCGAGTATCTAAGCCAAAATCGCCAAAAAGGACAAGAGGTCGCTGAAATTCGTTTATCATTTGATGAAGAACAAATTATTCATGTTCATGTTGTAGATGCTTTTACTCAGGAAATGCTTGGTTCTTATCAAATCAATGCAACGATTGATCAGATTGAAGAAGTGGCTGAAGAAGACCTATCTGACATGCAAGCCTTATTTGATGAGTTAGTATCATGATTGATTATTATAAAGGGATTAATGCCAGCACAGGCGAAGATATTTCATATTTAGCAGAGTTGCGTGGCAAAATTCGTCAAGAAGATTCTGCCAATCATATTTATCAGGTTTTAGTGGCCTTGGGTGAAGAGCTAGACAATAGAGAAACACTTGGAGAATTTGATGCTTCAAGTCGCCAGTTATCGCAAGCTTTACCCAATATTAAACGGCATTTTTTAAGTGAGAAGTGGAAGACAACCTATGATTATCAACTGGTGCAATACTATTTGAAGCAATCAGACAGTGATGTGGACGATGCAGATCCTTATCCTTTACCTATTGAAGACGTTGAGGTGAAACAAGAAATAGCTGCTTCAATCCCTCAGGCTGCCTCGCAACAGCATACCACGGCTTCTTGGTGGCAGAAGTGGTTTTTGCAAGTTGTGATTGTTCTTGTGGTGTTAGCGATGACAGTATTTCTCGACTTAGATACCAGTTTGGCACTTATTATATTACTAGTTGTCCTCACAGTTAGTTTATTTCTATCGAATTAGGAGAGGTATGAAGCAGCATATTTTAGAATTCAAGCACATTTGCTTTAAGTATCGCTCAAATAGTGAGTTGCTATTTAATCAGCTTGATGTGACACTAAAGACGGGAGAGGTCGTCGGCATCTTAGGAGGTTCAGGAAGTGGAAAAACAACCCTGACTGAGATTTTGCTAGAGCGCTTAAAACCAACTTGTCAAGACTTTCACATTTATGAAGATGGGCAGCTAGTGACACATCAGAAACCACGTTGGAGTTATGTGCCACAGCAGAATTTGTTGAGAGACTACCTCAAAGTCAGTGAGATTTTTACTGTTTATGGAGATAGTTATTTAAAGGATCTGAGTAAAAGTGATCGTCGAGAACGTATCCAATCGGTGGTTCAGGATTTGGGGTTATCAGAATTTTGGCATAAGCAAGTAAGCCAACTTAGTGGGGGTCAGAAACGACGTGTCAGTATCGGTATTGAACTGCTTAGCCCTTCAGCTTACTTTATTTTAGATGAACCTTCTAGTGGTTTGGACGCCTTGAGTGATCGTAATCTTTTGCGAACGCTTCGTATTTTGGCCAAAACCTCCAATAAGGCCATCTTAGTGGTAACTCATAATACAGAGAATTTAGCCATTTTTGACCGTTTGATTTTCTTGTCAAAAGGTCTTCCGAAATTTGTCGGTTCTTTTGAAGAGTTGCTGCATGAATTTAAGACAACTGATCCCTATACCCTTAGGAAATACTTGGACTTAAATATTGCTGATATTTATCAAGAGTTGCTAACATCCGGAAAAATTTATAGAATATAGGTAGAAAGAATGGCTGCTTTACGATTAAGCTGGTATAGATTCAAACACCATTACATGGATTTTATTAAAGTTTTATTGGGAATCCTCATTTTTGAAGGTTTGATTATCTATATCCAGAAAAAAGAATTTTTAATAACCTTTGAGAATACGAGAATGACACTCTTTTTGCTTTTGTTTTCTTCTAGCCTTCTGATATTGGTTCAAAATAGTATATACATCAGCAAAGAACGGGCGATCTTAAATCGTGATTTCTTTTCGACCTTAAATCGTTGGGCTTTTGTCTCTGCAAGTCTGGTATTTCATACTTTGTTTGCTTTAGTGGAGACGCTGGTCTTTGTCAGTGGTCTTCACTACTTTAGCGACTTATTTGATAAGACCTTAGAGACAAAAGGGCAGATTTTTGGGAATTTTTCAATTGAAATTGGCGTAACTGTCTTTTTAGTCTTTCTCTGCGCTCACTTTATGGCATTGCTCGTTTCCTCTCTTGTCGGGAGTAACGATAATACGTCAGTTATTTTATCTGTTATTTTAGGCATTATGCAGTTTTCCTTATCAGGTACAGTTTTGCAACTTCCAAAGGGGATTAGTGGTATCACTTCTTTAATCTTTCTAAGTTATGGTCATAAAGCTATGGGCATGACCAATCAATTAGCTACGATAAAATCGGCAATGGATAAGTTTCAAGTACCGCTTCCAAAAAGCCAATTAGACATGTTTGAAGCGAGTTCTTCAGCAATGCTTAGCCATTGGACTTCCTTAGTAGGACACGCTTTTATCTATGGCTTACTATTTTTACTAGTCTTAGTTTATAAAAAGGAGAAATCATGACAAAAGAAGAGTGGATTACAGAATTTCAAGTATTAAATGGTCGGTTTCCAACAGAAGCCGAGATTCAAGCTGCAACGGCTAATCAGTTTCAAAAAAGCAAAACATCGGGATTTCAGAAGTTTGACTCAAATCTACTTTTGAAAA encodes:
- a CDS encoding ABC transporter permease translates to MAALRLSWYRFKHHYMDFIKVLLGILIFEGLIIYIQKKEFLITFENTRMTLFLLLFSSSLLILVQNSIYISKERAILNRDFFSTLNRWAFVSASLVFHTLFALVETLVFVSGLHYFSDLFDKTLETKGQIFGNFSIEIGVTVFLVFLCAHFMALLVSSLVGSNDNTSVILSVILGIMQFSLSGTVLQLPKGISGITSLIFLSYGHKAMGMTNQLATIKSAMDKFQVPLPKSQLDMFEASSSAMLSHWTSLVGHAFIYGLLFLLVLVYKKEKS
- a CDS encoding Hsp70 family protein, with the translated sequence MKQALGIDLGTTNSAMAIVKNGQPEIIPIGANDETILRSAIYFSKINGKNRVFYGKEAISRGTEIGKIDYFKNDFKRDMARQIENEVIDHKRVSAEILSALILHEFKLRSRQLAIEMGVDDIQDVVITVPAYFTSEQRVATKRAGQLAGFNVLRIINEPTAAAIAYASEKGVNGNVLVYDLGGGTFDVTLMNVQQDHYDILATDGNQRLGGLDFDKRLVNLVKDKLENQGVNMTMLTPKEEMQMRYQVEKMKITLSINDVAFYELFLDDNAYGVEVSREEFGAAIADLIKDTELKVISTVSAAGLSLSDIDHVVLVGGSTRLPVVREMMEGLVGKKLNYDINPDTIVAEGASIIAHLIVNDQVTFNETHQGEDASPSQIVIRDVTSQGIGMLLRKNPRKTYPFVGDFFNSVVVPRNTQIPAIFTKKIYAVADGQSNFQLRLTEGNYENPMNVKPILKIIEYLSQNRQKGQEVAEIRLSFDEEQIIHVHVVDAFTQEMLGSYQINATIDQIEEVAEEDLSDMQALFDELVS
- a CDS encoding zinc ribbon domain-containing protein: MISQEQWITLFEQVNGRKPTPKEFKAGKDNGFATDTIYSMIGLDEQDPASSPLEASSLREKREHRHDDWQANQVLYDVSDEDFSQEVDLNDSSKKVLEDDESSSLIYDVSDEEFSQEVDLNDSPQKVLEDDESSSIIYAVSDEEFSQEVDLNDSSKKVLEDDESPSIIYAVSDETYANTEIEETSITPNEPSQLRMPKLGPSKVANKAPQQPNVRPQLEMTSAQEQAIASAKSLKEKQADWIAAFEKFVGRKPSPKEFIAGKESHFDLRIIHQFLGQTSKKAGKPIRDKKRYLYITGGVLAAVILGVYLFGNHYYSRESVAKRYLETSDTIAQQLEYEVWSDSQKPIKKSEISYLTKATSSKPELVDLLSGNKMAEVGRRWLVFPDWKVMIQPADTTISTNTKGMTISINDKRWEKSDSDHFSKTVRLYPGDYHFSLTGKLDDQEVSASSKQTLKADQHVSLDITYLSFEVNSNLADGDLYVGSKKVTRLANGKADVSNLAVTKNAKLSVQKTFEDASKVTSNTYSIKDIADGDSVTLDAKGVLDRDTADQLLTAAYQKLDDYEDNHTTPDGLTDIFQGGATNSMYKDVVNMIETNTTNAKNRPAESISFDDIDVTNVKQVSAKKYVVDFTVVNSFYYAYDSKFKNSGYYDDKTAWSVMVNYIGTKNKSDYSDAYFSDYRISGKASDSRLINRKDTVN
- a CDS encoding ATP-binding cassette domain-containing protein, with protein sequence MKQHILEFKHICFKYRSNSELLFNQLDVTLKTGEVVGILGGSGSGKTTLTEILLERLKPTCQDFHIYEDGQLVTHQKPRWSYVPQQNLLRDYLKVSEIFTVYGDSYLKDLSKSDRRERIQSVVQDLGLSEFWHKQVSQLSGGQKRRVSIGIELLSPSAYFILDEPSSGLDALSDRNLLRTLRILAKTSNKAILVVTHNTENLAIFDRLIFLSKGLPKFVGSFEELLHEFKTTDPYTLRKYLDLNIADIYQELLTSGKIYRI